The segment TTAAACTCACTTCTTTCAAGAGATATCTCCAGGCAATTATGTGATCAGACCATTAAAAATAGTTAATTGAGTGTACAAAGTATTCTAGGAAACACTATGGAAGGCAGACGATGTAGCTATAAGTAATATATATTTCAGAGTGTATTTTACCTAACCAACAAAACCTCCCTAAAGCCAAAGCTGAAACCAGCTGAGGGCTGTGTTACTCACAGATATATAAACTCAGAAACTACATACAGAGGGTTGAGACAGTACAGAAATTACGAACTGTGATTATTATTAGGATGGGAATAGTATTTTCCTCCCTAACTCTCCGTGTATGGAAAAATACTAGCATAACAAGTGTGCCTTAGAGTGGGACTGCACACTGGTGCCTGCAGATGGCGAGCAATGTGTACAATGCAGAGCATTTCCAGTCTGTCAATCCTGCTGATATCACCATCTCATATCAGCTTGTTTTACTAAATTATTGCTTTATTAAATATCACGCAGAATTCAAGGTACTGCTGTTTATGTGCTTGCTATTTATTTGATTTGCAGATGAAATTCCTACAGTGGTTGGGATCTTTAGTGCATTTGGCCTTGTCTTCTCTGTCTCCCTCTTTGCCTGGATCTGCTGCCAACGCAAATCTTCCAAGTCCAATAAGACCCCTCCATACAAGTTTGTGCATGTTCTGAAGGGGGTTGATATTTACCCTGAGAATCTCAACAGCAAAAAGAAGTTTGGAGCAGATGATAAAAGTGAAGCAAAGAACAAATCAGCAATGCCAAAGAATTCTCTTCATCTTGACCTGGAGAAGAGAGATCTAAATGGCAATTTCCccaaaacaaccacaaaaatgCAGGGCTCTCCAGATCCTGAAAATTCATCTCCTAAGCACTttgcagaaaggaagaaagattcAGTATCCCCTGACAGCTTAAAATCCATCACTTCCCTGTCATCTGAAGATAAACAAGACAAGTTAGGaactctctttttctctttagagTACAACTTtgagaaaaaagcatttgtagTGAACATCAAAGAAGCTCGTGGGCTGCCAGCAATGGATGAACAGTCAATGACTTCTGATCCCTACATCAAAATGACAATCCTGCCTGAGAAAAAGCACAAGGTGAAAACCAGAGTGCTGAGAAAAACCTTAGATCCAGCTTTTGATGAGACTTTTACGTTTTATGGGATCCCCTACAGCCAAATTCAAGACTTAACACTTCACTTCATGGTCTTGAGCTTCGACAGATTTTCCAGAGATGATGTCATTGGAGAAGTCCTCATCCCCCTCGCTGGAATTGAACTCTCGGAAGGAAGGCTGCTAATGGACAGAGAGATCATCAAAAGAAATGTTAGGGTAACACCTTTTTTATTCAAAGTTTGAAAACGTTGTGACAGGGTTAGCTGTGATTCTTGTGTAATGCTGCTGCcatcttggaaagaaaaaccaaaaagctcACCAGGCAATTCCTGAGATGCTTTCCTAATGGCAGTGTGAGGAAGCCATTACACAAacacaatggaaaaaaaccacattacaAACAAGCTTGTTGAAAGAAATTGCTAATTCCGTAAGTTCTAATTTCTTATTCATCTGGTCCAGCAGGTTTGAGAGGACCCATATCAGCTGACTCAAGCAGACTCAACCCCCACTGATTtgcttttaattgcttttaaatgaaagaataaaaatatttatgtattatttcttttctcctccatcccctATTATATTTGACATAATTCTTTCTTAAATCTTGCTGAAGTCAACGGAAATGTCAACTGCATGAGTTGTGTAGCATATTCTTAAGAAATGTAGGTAGTCCTTAGTTAGAGAAGTGGGACCTGTTAGAGACCATATTGTTGATGTTGTAGGGTGTTCTTGTACATTGGTGCTGTCACCACCTTGTCTCTCATGAATTGTGATACAGGCTGCAGGTTTACTAAAAGTTGTAAAAGTAGACTTGTTGGAGTTACCAACAAAACTTCCTGACTTTACTgggacagaaatatttcatgctGTGCTGTCTCAAATCAGGATGTAAGGGTCATAGGCATCACACACACACGTCTCTTAAACCCCTGTTAAGGAAGTGGAATGTGTATTGACATCCAACATGATTCGTTTCAAATGATAAGCATgctaacaaataaaattaatgtctaCTAGGCAACATAGCTAATACTGTTATTTTGCAATTCTATCACTATATAGCAACAAATATAAGCATGTTGCTGATCTTTTGTTGATAACTTACTGGATTTTCTGGTATAAAAGGTACTATCTTCTCTTGTTTCTCTtgccttccttctccctttaaaataaacaactccTGCTAATTCAAATCAGATAATCATAGAGAAAATCCTTGATCTCACCTTTATTTCACATATATTATACTGCTTTAGAGTGTCAAGGGATAAGATTTCACTGACAGTTTGAAtcctttctgtttaaaatactttaccaaatattttttatttacgtttactagatttttttctccccaataTATCTATATGGAATTTTGCTTTGCttaagataattttctttttttaactgaggttttttttttcattatttcatttctacTCTCCAAAGATAATGATGTCATGTCAACCTATACTGTCCATTTATTGttcatttattgttttatttgttcagACGGATAAACAAGCATAGGAAAAGTTATATAactaatagagaaaaaaattacattcacTATGCAAATCAGAATAGTTGCACATGTTATGTTCTTTTACAGAGTTTCAGAGTATACACTTCTGTGACATTTCATAAACCTTTCTAACTCTGGTTTAAAGCTTGGTCAATATAATTGCTTATAAAtagttttattcctttttttccactttaattTCCTCAGAAATCATCTGGTCGTGGAGAATTACTGGTCTCTCTCTGTTATCAATCTACAACAAACACCCTCACTGTCGTTGTTCTAAAAGCCAGGCATCTGCCTAAATCTGATGTGTCAGGACTATCAGGTAATggtttaaataattaatataacCTAAGAATATGAAACAGAATGATAAAAGACAGCTGAAGTGCTGCATTTCAAAGactaaaaatattccaaaaatgcagaaatggtATTTACATCCTATTCATTTTATTAATATCTAGGTCAATGCTTTATTTCCAGGGTATGTATTTTACAAATTTGTTCCTCAATCGCATAAAAAAATGGTGACATCTGCTAGCACTGGAAACCAATGAGTTTTATGATTGTCTTGAACAGAACCCATCTGCCATAAGCGTGGGATGTTGTTTGCAGATACCAGAAGCTTTatttatgacaaaaaaaaaaagagtttatttgTAGAAGATCAGTATTGAATGAGATCATCATATGATTTAtctcagaagaaaagcagcctCTTACCTCTGTGTTGAATTTGGCCCACTGAGCCCTAGCATTTTTTAGCAAGCTGAAAAggtgagctgtgccagtgctgggaggaGGCAGCATGGCACACATGCTTTATCGTGAGCTAAATTTGGGGTGCACTAAGAGGGATCAGGTTTTATCCTCTCTTCTCCTTGTCTGCTGCTATTTCTCATTCAGTGGAATCTCCACTGAAGCCAATTCTAGAATTGCACATAGAAGGCACATTAAGGCTATATAACATAATAACAGTATAAAATTTAATGTCCTATATATAAGACTGCCACACAAATACAACAGTACACAAAAAAGGGCTGTAGTACCACATCTGCCGCTCTTCTTTATTGAACTTATAGTCTTCCATTTCATTCTATATTatgaaaaaagcagaagaggaagTAGATTTGGGAAGCACCGAATAATTATTACTGCAGTCAATTATAcagtttttctatttctcatAATGCAATTTACCTGGAAAATTAGCTCATACtgaattaaatgaaacaaatcTATAAGTAACTCTCATTGAGTTCCATTTAAACCTTCCTTtttatctaaatttttttttacgTATCAGAAGGAGAAAGGATGCATATGGAACCCAACAATTTACTTGACTAAAAGTGAGGATatgtactttaaaaatcaaccccaaaGTCACAGAAGATAGTGGTGGTTTCATGAAGGCAGCATACCAGCCAGTTGATCTCAACAGACCTGCCTGGTGTTTACCCAGCTGGGAAAATAACTTGGCAAGAAAAGCCCTCCTAGTCACAGCACCCACCTGggataaaataaacaattccAGAATTCAACCTCCTTGAGAAGAGAGGAATTTTTTAATACTCAGAAGCTCTTCCATTTTCACAATCTCCCTGATTTCTTTGGTCACTGGAGATAAGTGACCTTTACTAGCCTAATAAAATCAAGAGGAACTCTTCAACCTTATCTAGCGGTTGATCAAAGGTAACAAAACTTCCTctaaaaagaaatggaaaccaGTATGAATCCATTGATTGATATTCATTTTGATATTATGTTTGTAtgacatacagtaatttcaaagcCATTGAGTATTTTCATTAAGCTCTGTTTTTGAAATGTTCACTATGGTAATAGAATGTGAAAGTGAAGAGATACTCTATTACATCCTCTCCATTACTCTATTCTAATAGACTACTGTCAGTTCAAGAAAAAACATAACTTTTACTCATCTAACCATTTCAATCTGATTACTGTGACATAAACTGTACAAATACTGTTCAGTTTTACtattccttcttttaaaaaagtgtcAGGTGCTCTTGATGATTAACTTGGCTGATTGTTTACATAAAATATCATGTTTGACTGGGTTCAGCAGAGAAGAGTTTGTACTACATCATTGCACCACAAGAACCTGGAAAGAGGCCCATAATTTCACAGAATAAATGCCAAAGTAATTGAAAGggttgaattttaaaatgtctcctCTGAAAGAATAAATATGGCCATTATTGAAGACAATAGCAAGGGAAACTCAcaacaattaaataaaattatgatgAATGCAAACACTCAAAGTTGTATGGCAGCTGAAAATATGGACATTTTCCCTTCCTGTATTCAACAGTAGTACAGTATAAGTATAAAGACAGACACACATTCCAACAGCAAACATACCCTTACATTTAAAACATACCTAAACATACCTTTACATTTAAAGTTTAGTGTCATATTTGTTCAAAAACAATTGGTGGCCTCAATTTAATCAAGTGAATAGAACCCCAGCAGAAATATCACATCCTTTCTCTCAGTCCAAGTTTATTCAATCCTTTCTGAAGATCTTCTCTTCATAAGTTTGATTAGTGCTGAAGATTATACTCCAACAGAATGTgtgaaaagcaaatttctgtgcaataatacatatttttttgtAGACCTTTAgaattttgtgcattttcagACCATCTTTGAATATGGTAGAGGTGTTGTTGGTTTAATGGACTATAGGACAGAACTTATCTCTTGAAGGAAACACCTGTATTGGATCACAGTCTAAACTTCACTGCCTGGTTTGAACACTATTTTGGTGAccataaaaggaaattaagggGCTAATTCatctctgtaaagaaaaaaaagtaaaaattgaaTTAGGTGAATCATCCTTAATAACTTGAAACAACTACTCATTGTGATGTAATTATATTGGATAATTATGGACTTTACCATAAATTAGATCAAGGAATTTCTAAACATTGTTCAATAGATGATCTGtgctctttcttttcattgtaGATCCTTACGTCAAAGTGAACCTGTATCATTCCAAGAAAAGaatttctaaaaagaaaacccacGTGAAGAAGTGTACCCCCAATGCAGTGTTCAATGAATTGTTTGTCTTTGACATTCCTTGTGAGGGCCTTGATGATATCAGCATTGAATTTCTGGTTTTAGATTCAGACAGGGGGTCGAGGAATGAGGTCATTGGCCGGTTAACCTTGGGATCCTCAGAAGAAGGAACAGGTGGAGAGCACTGGAAGGAAATTTGTGAATATCCCAGGAGACAAATTGCCAAATGGCATATGCTATGTGATGGTTAGCAGCTTAGAGAAGGGTTGAATCTTAAAACTCTATGTGTTATTTCCATAGGCAAGGAgcaagttttctttttgttttgttttgtatttttttgggtttttttgtttttctttgctgtgtaTAATTACTAGCTATTAAatacagaactttttttttattttttcaagggGGTCAGGGATTTGAAATGAAATTGGATTGAATTATCAAAACAGAAGGTAACTTAATTTTTACAgtaaaaaacagaatttatatttcattaaacTTTAACATAATTAGTTCAGATTAATGTTCTTCTAGAGTTTAAGTGGCCTGTAAATTCTGAAGCACTGTAAACCTTAAGAAGAACAAACTAGTTTTTGAAAGAGTCACTTAGTGACTCATATATACGAGAAGATAACCTTGCTACAAtacaattacaaaaaaaaccccacctgtgGCTTATTAGGGAAGGGGATGGATCTATAAAAGCCATGGGGATTGAGAGTGAGTAGGGGGGGGGAATTCTTCTCGCCCCTACACCAAAAACCTTTTATGAAAATTTAGTCATTATTTGCAAGTTTTGATTATTTATACTTTAATCATTCCAAAGAATGAAGATGTTTTCAGCATTTAGCTTTACATATCACATTGtgtaaaactatttttttaagtgtcaaATTTTCCTTagtaaatttttatatatagttTGTTTTATTACAGAGACCAAAACAGATACATTCTTCAAACTAATGATCACATCAACATACACTTTTTTGTTAAAAGGGCTCCTTTACGGGTGACTGTACATGTTACAGTATAGCTAGAATTCGGGGTTAGATATggcttgtatttttttcctctagatAGGATTACACTTTAAACATTTCAAGCCATACAAAAGAATTTCTGTTGAGATGATGTAACTTACAGGATATTACAATCaattacttttccttttcataattACTAATTATATCTTAAAGATTCGCTAGTATGAAAAACAGGTTTatgtttttggttgtttttttttttttaaatttattaaaaataaacaaaatagtgaataaataaagaagaaaaccttATTCTGCTGTTTAACTTCATGTATTTAACCTCCTGGACTGTAACAAATGCCATTACAGTCAGTATCAATTTACAAACTTcgatgcatttttaaaattttgcaggagAAGAAACCAAATTCACTTTATAATTTCTCCAATATTACGTAGACAAAGTACTTGGGAAGTACTTTGATTATATGAATTAATGTACATTACTGACTGTACTGAAAATGGTGGTGGTAAGGGGAAACAACATCCTGATTTCATGCCAGTGTGACACGTCTAAACTTAAATTGTGTCAGGCTGAGGAAATATCAAGTGTAACAATAAGAAGCGTACAAATAAAGCATTTAGACCTATGAAATTTAGTCTTGGTCACACCAGATAGGTTTTTAGGCTGTCAGAACTATAGCACAACTATAAGCAGATTATTTCCTAAAGTTTGTGCACTAACTTCTGATACAGATTTGTTTGCAAGTATTAGTCCTACTTCATTTTCAAGTACAATATATATAAAGAAGAAGATGGTGATGTTAGCTGTTGACATAAGAAGGGTTAAAAAAGTGGAAAaccattttcagtatttttgcatACATCATTTGTCACAGGTAATCCCATTGAAGCAAATGAGACTACTTGGGAATTGAGGTACTCCTCATTGTGAGTAAAGGTAGCAAAACGGGCATGCCAGGTTAGAACACACCAAACATACATTGAATGTCAATCTACTTTCATTAAACAACAGACCTAGGTCCTACTTAAAACTGTTGGGGATTTGTTGTCTACTTTACCTGTTCTCATATGGCCAAATTATGTTTGCAGGAAAGGacactgaaatatgaaatatgcaAGTAGACAAATAGTACTGGGAGAATTCCATTGAGGCTCTTCCAGGTTTTGTGTCAgtattttctccagtttttgaGAATGTGTTTGATACAACAGTGTTTAtagatttctgtaaaaatacattttcaaatgaCATAAACATGCTTTTTATGATGATgctaaatgtaaaaatattgcGTATTGTATGTATAAAGGAGAGGAATCTTTTTGATTATTTCTTTAGAAAGCTGATTAACTGCTTAAGG is part of the Catharus ustulatus isolate bCatUst1 chromosome Z, bCatUst1.pri.v2, whole genome shotgun sequence genome and harbors:
- the SYT4 gene encoding synaptotagmin-4 isoform X1, which produces MAPIADSRQQFDEIPTVVGIFSAFGLVFSVSLFAWICCQRKSSKSNKTPPYKFVHVLKGVDIYPENLNSKKKFGADDKSEAKNKSAMPKNSLHLDLEKRDLNGNFPKTTTKMQGSPDPENSSPKHFAERKKDSVSPDSLKSITSLSSEDKQDKLGTLFFSLEYNFEKKAFVVNIKEARGLPAMDEQSMTSDPYIKMTILPEKKHKVKTRVLRKTLDPAFDETFTFYGIPYSQIQDLTLHFMVLSFDRFSRDDVIGEVLIPLAGIELSEGRLLMDREIIKRNVRKSSGRGELLVSLCYQSTTNTLTVVVLKARHLPKSDVSGLSDPYVKVNLYHSKKRISKKKTHVKKCTPNAVFNELFVFDIPCEGLDDISIEFLVLDSDRGSRNEVIGRLTLGSSEEGTGGEHWKEICEYPRRQIAKWHMLCDG
- the SYT4 gene encoding synaptotagmin-4 isoform X2 — translated: MAPIADSRQQFDEIPTVVGIFSAFGLVFSVSLFAWICCQRKSSKSNKTPPYKFVHVLKGVDIYPENLNSKKKFGADDKSEAKNKSAMPKNSLHLDLEKRDLNGNFPKTTTKMQGSPDPENSSPKHFAERKKDSVSPDSLKSITSLSSEDKQDKLGTLFFSLEYNFEKKAFVVNIKEARGLPAMDEQSMTSDPYIKMTILPEKKHKVKTRVLRKTLDPAFDETFTFYGIPYSQIQDLTLHFMVLSFDRFSRDDVIGEVLIPLAGIELSEGRLLMDREIIKRNKSSGRGELLVSLCYQSTTNTLTVVVLKARHLPKSDVSGLSDPYVKVNLYHSKKRISKKKTHVKKCTPNAVFNELFVFDIPCEGLDDISIEFLVLDSDRGSRNEVIGRLTLGSSEEGTGGEHWKEICEYPRRQIAKWHMLCDG